A window from Bos indicus x Bos taurus breed Angus x Brahman F1 hybrid chromosome 26, Bos_hybrid_MaternalHap_v2.0, whole genome shotgun sequence encodes these proteins:
- the LOC113884211 gene encoding uncharacterized protein C10orf88-like isoform X4 has protein sequence METIHGPPTRRPTLASSWDAAFGALAQSLRLTPDGLGDRDADWEELLAPPASGQDHVILKRNLNGQDENPCFLHLRCDPHGGEEIVSIGILSSARNMEVYLGEEYCGTSRGKNVCNVLDNSEHEKITLYKKCLKLESSTHACKIKLLSFGEKNCVFISKVVVHVRPVLAHSSAGSPTLGSRIDLERVQTIMESMGSKLSPGAQQLMNMVRFQQQNCVAIGEQLQSILGNTGHKHVMGLPSSSTPGAFDKSSCTPFPFRTGLTSGNVTDDSEATTEKSLQPAGGGSMSSLQECKIGPQSRSILENDLKNAVSSFLSKKAGDSSHIPNSELLPFLQNLCGQVSHLRVGPGTKWQDSITKPGGGAGGVTYVGS, from the exons ATGGAGACCATACACGGGCCACCGACCCGGCGCCCGACCCTGGCCTCTTCCTGGGATGCAGCGTTCGGAGCCTTGGCCCAGAGTCTCCGTCTCACCCCGGATGGTCTCGGCGACCGGGACGCCGACTGGGAGGAGCTGCTGGCGCCGCCCGCCTCGGG ccAGGATCACGTGATTTTGAAAAGGAACCTGAACGGCCAAGATGAAAACCCCTGCTTTCTTCACCTGAGATGTGACCCTCATGGAGGTGAAGAAATCGTTTCTATTGGCATTTTAAGTTCAGCAAGAAATATGGAAGTATACTTAGGAGAGGAGTACTGTGGAACCAGTAGGGGCAAGAATGTTTGTAATGTTCTGGATAACAG tgAACATGAAAAGATTACTTTGTACAAAAAATGTCTAAAGTTGGAGTCTTCCACACATGCTTGTAAAATAAAG CTGCTCTCCTTTGGTGAAAAGAACTGTGTGTTCATCAGTAAAGTTGTGGTACACGTAAGGCCAGTCTTGGCACATTCTTCAGCAGGCTCTCCCACTCTAGGATCAAGGATAGACCTGGAGAGGGTCCAAACCAtcatggagtccatggggtcaaagttATCACCTGGAGCTCAGCAGTTGATGAATATGGTGAGATTCCAGCAGCAG AATTGTGTTGCCATCGGAGAGCAGCTCCAGTCGATCCTGGGAAACACGGGACACAAGCACGTGATGGGGCTGCCGTCCTCGTCTACTCCGGGAGCCTTCGACAAGTCATCCTGCACACCTTTTCCTTTCAGAACTGGATTGACATCTGGAAACGTGACTGACGACTCGGAGGCTACCACTGAGAAGAGTCTGCAGCCAGCTGGTGGAGGAAGTATGAGCAGCCTCCAAGAGTGTAAAATTGGGCCACAAAGCCGTTCTATTCTTGAGAATGATCTGAAGAATGCAGTATCTTCTTTCTTATCAAAGAAAGCAGGTGACAGCTCACACATACCTAACTCCGAGTTGCTGCCTTTTCTGCAGAATTTGTGTGGCCAGGTGAGCCATCTCCGGGTGGGACCCGGCACCAAGTGGCAGGACAGCATCACCAAGCCTGGCGGAGGCGCCGGGGGTGTCAC
- the LOC113884211 gene encoding uncharacterized protein C10orf88-like isoform X3, whose translation METIHGPPTRRPTLASSWDAAFGALAQSLRLTPDGLGDRDADWEELLAPPASGQDHVILKRNLNGQDENPCFLHLRCDPHGGEEIVSIGILSSARNMEVYLGEEYCGTSRGKNVCNVLDNSEHEKITLYKKCLKLESSTHACKIKLLSFGEKNCVFISKVVVHVRPVLAHSSAGSPTLGSRIDLERVQTIMESMGSKLSPGAQQLMNMVRFQQQNCVAIGEQLQSILGNTGHKHVMGLPSSSTPGAFDKSSCTPFPFRTGLTSGNVTDDSEATTEKSLQPAGGGSMSSLQECKIGPQSRSILENDLKNAVSSFLSKKAGDSSHIPNSELLPFLQNLCGQVSHLRVGPGTKWQDSITKPGGGAGGVTRATCLFLFGKDSS comes from the exons ATGGAGACCATACACGGGCCACCGACCCGGCGCCCGACCCTGGCCTCTTCCTGGGATGCAGCGTTCGGAGCCTTGGCCCAGAGTCTCCGTCTCACCCCGGATGGTCTCGGCGACCGGGACGCCGACTGGGAGGAGCTGCTGGCGCCGCCCGCCTCGGG ccAGGATCACGTGATTTTGAAAAGGAACCTGAACGGCCAAGATGAAAACCCCTGCTTTCTTCACCTGAGATGTGACCCTCATGGAGGTGAAGAAATCGTTTCTATTGGCATTTTAAGTTCAGCAAGAAATATGGAAGTATACTTAGGAGAGGAGTACTGTGGAACCAGTAGGGGCAAGAATGTTTGTAATGTTCTGGATAACAG tgAACATGAAAAGATTACTTTGTACAAAAAATGTCTAAAGTTGGAGTCTTCCACACATGCTTGTAAAATAAAG CTGCTCTCCTTTGGTGAAAAGAACTGTGTGTTCATCAGTAAAGTTGTGGTACACGTAAGGCCAGTCTTGGCACATTCTTCAGCAGGCTCTCCCACTCTAGGATCAAGGATAGACCTGGAGAGGGTCCAAACCAtcatggagtccatggggtcaaagttATCACCTGGAGCTCAGCAGTTGATGAATATGGTGAGATTCCAGCAGCAG AATTGTGTTGCCATCGGAGAGCAGCTCCAGTCGATCCTGGGAAACACGGGACACAAGCACGTGATGGGGCTGCCGTCCTCGTCTACTCCGGGAGCCTTCGACAAGTCATCCTGCACACCTTTTCCTTTCAGAACTGGATTGACATCTGGAAACGTGACTGACGACTCGGAGGCTACCACTGAGAAGAGTCTGCAGCCAGCTGGTGGAGGAAGTATGAGCAGCCTCCAAGAGTGTAAAATTGGGCCACAAAGCCGTTCTATTCTTGAGAATGATCTGAAGAATGCAGTATCTTCTTTCTTATCAAAGAAAGCAGGTGACAGCTCACACATACCTAACTCCGAGTTGCTGCCTTTTCTGCAGAATTTGTGTGGCCAGGTGAGCCATCTCCGGGTGGGACCCGGCACCAAGTGGCAGGACAGCATCACCAAGCCTGGCGGAGGCGCCGGGGGTGTCAC